Proteins from a genomic interval of Acidimicrobiales bacterium:
- a CDS encoding ABC transporter ATP-binding protein: MTAQLSSGRLLRRGATVLRRLVSLHWRPFALAVFGAAVYASATVATSWVLGRVADRVIVPHFEEGRVERGTVTAAALLVIAVGLVKAVGIVCRRISATIASASVGATLRVKVVEQYQRLPYSYHQSRPSGQLLAHANADVDAAIEVLNPLPFATGVALMVVLALGWLVNTDPWLALIGALLFPAICALNLAYQRRVEAPVEATQQAIGRVSAVAHESFDGAMVVKVLGAEDLEVRRFSAVAGELRDAKVRTAKLRATFESVLDSLPPIAIVVLLVLGAWRVETGDVTVGTIVSFISLFTLLTWPLRLIGYVLGELPRAVVGYDRIQEVLRTPTDEVPRPVRAAGEPGRRDGARSGAPALEVDRVGFAYDPEHPVLDDVSFRLRPGTTVALVGPTGSGKSTLLLLVARLLRPDRGTIRIAGRDVAAMSTEELREAVAIAFQEPFLFGDTVRENICLGVGDERAMVEAARLARADEFVRALPDGYDTVVGERGATLSGGQRQRVALARALLRRPRLLLLDDATSSVDPSTELEILGGLGSHLRTTTTLVVASRPSTIALADEVLFLDDGRLVAAGAHSRLVAEVPGYARLVQAYELDRSTR, translated from the coding sequence GTGACCGCTCAGCTCTCGTCCGGCCGCCTGCTGCGGCGCGGGGCGACGGTGCTGCGACGCCTCGTGTCGCTGCACTGGCGCCCGTTCGCGCTCGCGGTGTTCGGCGCGGCCGTGTACGCGAGCGCCACGGTCGCCACGTCCTGGGTGCTCGGCCGCGTCGCCGACCGCGTGATCGTCCCCCACTTCGAGGAGGGGCGGGTCGAGCGGGGCACGGTCACGGCGGCCGCGCTGCTCGTCATCGCCGTCGGCCTGGTGAAGGCCGTCGGCATCGTCTGCCGCCGCATCTCGGCCACGATCGCGAGCGCCAGCGTCGGCGCCACCCTCAGGGTGAAGGTCGTCGAGCAGTACCAGCGGTTGCCGTACTCGTACCACCAGTCCCGCCCGAGCGGGCAGCTGCTGGCCCACGCGAATGCGGACGTGGACGCCGCCATCGAGGTCCTGAACCCGCTCCCGTTCGCCACCGGCGTGGCCCTCATGGTCGTGCTCGCCCTCGGGTGGCTGGTCAACACGGACCCGTGGTTGGCCCTGATCGGCGCGCTGCTGTTCCCGGCCATCTGCGCCCTCAACCTGGCGTACCAGCGCCGGGTCGAGGCGCCGGTCGAGGCGACCCAGCAGGCCATCGGCCGGGTGTCGGCCGTCGCCCACGAGAGCTTCGACGGCGCCATGGTCGTCAAGGTGCTCGGCGCCGAGGACCTCGAGGTGCGGCGCTTCTCGGCCGTCGCCGGCGAGCTGCGCGACGCCAAGGTCCGCACGGCCAAGCTGCGGGCGACGTTCGAGTCCGTGCTCGACTCGCTGCCGCCGATCGCCATCGTCGTGCTGCTCGTGCTCGGCGCCTGGCGCGTCGAGACCGGCGACGTCACGGTCGGCACCATCGTCAGCTTCATCAGCCTGTTCACCCTGCTCACCTGGCCGCTCCGGCTGATCGGCTACGTGCTCGGCGAGCTGCCGCGCGCCGTCGTGGGCTACGACCGCATCCAGGAGGTCCTCCGCACGCCGACGGACGAGGTGCCCCGCCCGGTGCGGGCCGCCGGCGAGCCGGGGCGGCGTGACGGCGCCCGGTCGGGCGCGCCCGCCCTCGAGGTCGACCGGGTCGGGTTCGCGTACGACCCCGAGCACCCGGTCCTCGACGACGTCTCGTTCCGGCTGCGCCCGGGCACCACCGTCGCGCTCGTCGGTCCGACGGGATCGGGGAAGTCCACGCTCCTGCTCCTCGTCGCCCGGCTGCTCCGCCCGGACCGGGGGACCATCCGGATCGCGGGGCGGGACGTCGCCGCCATGTCCACCGAGGAGCTGCGCGAGGCGGTGGCGATCGCGTTCCAGGAGCCGTTCCTGTTCGGCGACACGGTGAGGGAGAACATCTGCCTCGGCGTCGGCGACGAGCGGGCCATGGTCGAGGCCGCCCGCCTGGCTCGGGCCGACGAGTTCGTCCGGGCCCTGCCGGACGGCTACGACACGGTCGTCGGCGAGCGGGGCGCCACCCTGTCCGGCGGCCAGCGCCAGCGGGTCGCGCTGGCCCGCGCGCTCCTGCGTCGCCCTCGGCTGCTCCTGCTGGACGACGCCACCTCCAGCGTCGACCCCTCCACCGAGCTCGAGATCCTCGGCGGCCTCGGCTCCCACCTGCGCACGACGACGACCCTGGTCGTCGCGTCGCGCCCGTCCACGATCGCCCTGGCCGACGAGGTCCTGTTCCTCGACGACGGCCGCCTCGTGGCCGCCGGCGCCCACAGCCGCCTCGTCGCCGAGGTGCCGGGGTATGCCCGGCTGGTCCAGGCCTACGAGCTCGACCGGAGCACCCGATGA
- a CDS encoding ATP/GTP-binding protein: MAFRRSDPVPPPAEGAAPLPVKIIVAGGFAVGKTTFVGAISEIVPLNTEAAMTSVSAGVDDAGQAVGKTTTTVAMDFGRITLGTGLVLYLFGTPGQDRFQFMWDDLTRGAIGAVVLVDTRRLADCFHAVDYFEARSVPFVVAVNCFHGSVAHGLDQVRTALAVPADVPVFLCDARERSSTKAALLELVNHALARAHAAAGLPAPSR; the protein is encoded by the coding sequence ATGGCCTTCAGGCGCTCTGACCCCGTGCCGCCGCCCGCCGAGGGTGCCGCGCCCCTCCCCGTGAAGATCATCGTCGCCGGCGGGTTCGCCGTCGGGAAGACGACCTTCGTCGGCGCCATCTCCGAGATCGTCCCGCTGAACACCGAGGCGGCGATGACGTCGGTGAGCGCCGGCGTGGACGACGCCGGCCAGGCCGTCGGGAAGACGACGACGACGGTGGCCATGGACTTCGGCCGCATCACGCTCGGCACCGGCCTCGTGCTCTACCTGTTCGGCACGCCCGGCCAGGACCGGTTCCAGTTCATGTGGGACGACCTGACCAGGGGGGCGATCGGCGCCGTCGTGCTCGTCGACACCCGCCGGCTGGCCGACTGCTTCCACGCCGTCGACTACTTCGAGGCGCGGAGCGTGCCGTTCGTGGTGGCCGTCAACTGCTTCCACGGCTCGGTGGCCCACGGCCTCGACCAGGTGAGGACGGCGCTCGCCGTGCCGGCCGACGTGCCCGTCTTCCTCTGCGACGCGAGGGAGCGGTCGTCGACCAAGGCCGCGCTCCTCGAGCTGGTCAACCACGCGCTCGCCCGGGCGCACGCGGCGGCCGGGCTCCCGGCGCCCAGCCGCTGA
- a CDS encoding DUF742 domain-containing protein, with protein sequence MSGTGHGPGGRLVRPYALTGGRVRSDADLPLETLVVTTPLGRQAPRLAWERRAIAELCVAPVAVAEVAARVGVPLGVARVLVGDMTSEGLVQVYRPAEVDRPDLLLLERVLDGLQAL encoded by the coding sequence GTGAGCGGCACCGGCCACGGGCCCGGTGGCCGGCTGGTCCGCCCGTACGCCCTCACCGGCGGGCGCGTCCGGTCCGACGCCGACCTGCCCCTCGAGACGCTCGTCGTCACCACCCCGCTCGGCCGGCAGGCGCCCCGCCTGGCCTGGGAGCGGCGGGCCATCGCCGAGCTGTGCGTGGCCCCCGTCGCCGTCGCCGAGGTCGCCGCCCGGGTCGGGGTGCCCCTCGGCGTGGCGCGCGTGCTCGTCGGCGACATGACCTCGGAAGGCCTCGTCCAGGTCTACCGACCGGCCGAGGTCGACCGCCCCGACCTCCTCCTGCTCGAGAGGGTGCTCGATGGCCTTCAGGCGCTCTGA
- a CDS encoding roadblock/LC7 domain-containing protein, translated as MNGLSTGARNVNWLVNNFVERVPGVTEAVVVSSDGLPMAVSDGLTRDAADRFAAVASGLIGLAYGAAGRFGGGAVHEVIVEMERAFLFVTGISDGSCLAVTAEADCDVGLVGYEMALLVERAGNVLTPELRAELQGALPR; from the coding sequence GTGAACGGCCTCAGCACGGGAGCCCGGAACGTCAACTGGCTCGTGAACAACTTCGTCGAGCGGGTGCCGGGGGTGACCGAGGCGGTCGTCGTGTCATCCGACGGCCTGCCCATGGCCGTCTCCGACGGCCTCACCAGGGACGCCGCCGACCGGTTCGCCGCCGTGGCGTCGGGCCTGATCGGGTTGGCCTACGGCGCCGCAGGGCGGTTCGGCGGCGGCGCCGTCCACGAGGTCATCGTGGAGATGGAGCGCGCCTTCCTCTTCGTCACCGGCATCAGCGACGGCTCCTGCCTGGCCGTCACCGCCGAGGCCGACTGCGACGTCGGCCTGGTCGGCTACGAGATGGCGCTGCTGGTCGAGCGCGCGGGCAACGTCCTGACGCCCGAGCTGCGGGCCGAGCTCCAGGGAGCGCTGCCCCGGTGA